A single region of the Halobacterium wangiae genome encodes:
- a CDS encoding amidase family protein has translation MSDPGAGLVDELSALAAQFGFTLDDPKGAARAAQDSESLLERLDDVDDPDPPERDHWDPESDPLGAWLTRCEVRRSSEGRLAGCDVGIKDNIAVAGVPLTCGSRLLETHVAHRDATVVERLLDAGATVTGKTNMDEFAVGEDERAMRFTLARNPHDPDRQPGGSSSGSGVAVATGAVDAALGSDTAGSVRYPASWSGVVGLKPTRGLVPTSGFVHFAPTLDTIGVLADNIETVADVLVSIANDEWGTADVSPDDVIAAADGATTPDPSALTVGVPDALFGRGGEVDDVVRAALEELADAGAVVQSVSIPDFDLAIPAWHAIGTVEFGAYIGGAATGCGLDVDPMPALWDALATALDERPNDLGPVVREQLMGAAYHRSEHRGRYYAKAQLARRRVAEGVAATLSDVDVLAGPTVPNLPPKWGEDVAPLTEAVVNTAPFNLTGHPAVSVPCGAVDGLPVGLQFIAPRFREDVALTAAGAWTSVRDT, from the coding sequence ATGAGCGACCCTGGCGCAGGCCTCGTGGACGAGTTATCGGCCCTCGCAGCACAATTCGGGTTCACCCTCGACGACCCCAAGGGTGCCGCACGGGCGGCGCAGGACAGCGAGTCATTACTGGAGCGTCTCGACGACGTCGACGACCCGGACCCGCCCGAGCGCGACCACTGGGACCCAGAATCGGACCCGCTCGGTGCGTGGCTCACGAGATGCGAGGTGAGGCGGTCGTCGGAGGGCCGCCTCGCGGGCTGTGACGTTGGGATCAAGGACAACATCGCGGTCGCTGGCGTCCCGCTGACCTGTGGGTCGAGGCTGCTGGAGACGCACGTCGCACACCGGGACGCGACCGTCGTCGAGCGGTTGCTCGACGCGGGTGCGACCGTCACTGGGAAGACGAACATGGACGAGTTCGCGGTAGGCGAGGACGAACGCGCGATGCGATTCACGCTCGCGCGGAATCCGCACGACCCCGACCGCCAGCCGGGCGGGTCCTCGTCGGGGAGCGGGGTCGCGGTCGCGACCGGCGCTGTCGACGCCGCACTCGGGAGCGATACCGCAGGATCGGTCCGGTATCCAGCGTCGTGGTCCGGCGTCGTCGGGTTGAAACCGACGCGTGGACTGGTCCCGACTAGTGGATTCGTCCACTTCGCGCCGACGCTGGACACTATCGGAGTGCTGGCCGACAATATCGAGACGGTTGCCGATGTCCTCGTGAGTATCGCCAACGACGAATGGGGAACAGCGGACGTCAGTCCGGATGACGTAATCGCTGCTGCCGACGGTGCGACGACCCCTGACCCATCGGCATTGACCGTTGGAGTCCCTGACGCCCTGTTCGGGCGCGGTGGCGAGGTCGACGACGTCGTTCGTGCGGCCCTCGAGGAACTGGCGGACGCGGGCGCGGTCGTCCAATCGGTGTCGATTCCCGACTTCGACCTCGCGATTCCAGCCTGGCACGCTATCGGGACGGTCGAGTTCGGCGCGTACATCGGCGGAGCTGCCACGGGGTGCGGCCTCGATGTCGACCCGATGCCGGCGCTCTGGGACGCGCTGGCGACGGCGCTCGATGAGCGACCGAATGACCTCGGACCGGTCGTCCGCGAGCAACTGATGGGGGCAGCGTACCATCGGAGCGAGCACCGCGGTCGGTACTACGCGAAGGCACAGCTGGCGCGCCGACGCGTCGCCGAGGGCGTGGCGGCGACGCTGTCCGACGTGGACGTACTGGCAGGTCCAACCGTTCCGAACCTGCCTCCCAAGTGGGGCGAGGACGTGGCACCACTGACCGAGGCGGTGGTCAACACTGCCCCGTTCAATCTCACCGGACACCCCGCAGTCAGCGTCCCGTGTGGTGCGGTCGATGGTCTCCCCGTCGGACTCCAGTTCATCGCCCCGCGATTCCGGGAAGACGTCGCACTCACCGCGGCCGGCGCGTGGACCAGCGTCCGAGACACGTAA
- a CDS encoding SWIM zinc finger family protein has protein sequence MTIGDELQRLGITASNRVLKRAQYEAFEFSLFEGDIIVRNASHANPSEHEYRITIQDGRPIRCSCPADAHYKGACKHRVGVALRRPILEAASEMRVLTDGGQPPVSQFDAPELDNEECACADLHEDIPCWECVRTGKRSLPE, from the coding sequence ATGACTATAGGAGACGAACTCCAGAGGCTTGGAATCACTGCATCGAATCGCGTGCTGAAGCGGGCTCAATACGAGGCCTTCGAATTCTCCCTCTTCGAAGGCGATATCATCGTTCGGAATGCGAGCCACGCGAACCCGAGCGAGCACGAATACCGCATCACCATCCAGGATGGCCGTCCGATTCGGTGTTCATGCCCAGCTGATGCGCACTACAAGGGCGCGTGCAAGCACCGAGTAGGAGTGGCGCTCCGGCGTCCAATCCTTGAGGCTGCGAGCGAAATGCGCGTACTCACGGATGGCGGACAACCCCCAGTCTCTCAATTCGATGCACCCGAACTCGATAATGAAGAGTGTGCGTGCGCTGACCTCCACGAGGACATCCCGTGCTGGGAGTGCGTGCGCACTGGCAAGCGCAGCCTCCCCGAGTGA
- a CDS encoding aspartate/glutamate racemase family protein: MVSIAYLVPGTGLPDEEKQRRETVANDLVPADVSVIAAEDGPKSIESTIEEEWAVTGLARLVDRHEDEFDGFVIGCFGDPGLASLRELTRTPVVGPAETAFHTAAQVADTFACLDILDATEPQTHRMLREYGLSDRASVRVVDAPVGDIDHDSSDLIDRMIRIGRVAVEEDGADALVPGCMSLAFMQAGDEIGEELGVPFVDPVAISLETATTWARHGLTHSPTTYHPAPREKLGGLLDRSPPVDADD; encoded by the coding sequence ATGGTTTCCATAGCCTACCTCGTTCCGGGGACGGGACTCCCCGACGAGGAGAAGCAACGCCGTGAGACGGTCGCGAACGACCTCGTTCCAGCGGACGTCTCCGTCATCGCGGCCGAGGACGGACCGAAATCAATCGAGAGCACAATCGAAGAGGAGTGGGCGGTCACCGGTCTCGCTCGCCTCGTCGACCGCCATGAGGACGAATTCGACGGGTTCGTCATCGGGTGTTTCGGCGACCCGGGTCTGGCCTCGCTTCGAGAACTGACTCGGACGCCAGTCGTCGGCCCGGCCGAGACGGCGTTCCATACAGCCGCCCAGGTCGCAGACACGTTCGCCTGCCTAGACATCCTCGATGCGACCGAACCCCAGACCCACAGGATGCTCCGCGAGTACGGCCTGAGCGACCGCGCCAGCGTCCGAGTCGTCGACGCGCCCGTCGGCGACATCGATCACGACTCCTCGGATCTCATCGACCGCATGATTCGCATCGGGCGGGTCGCCGTCGAAGAGGACGGTGCCGACGCTCTCGTCCCGGGGTGCATGAGTCTCGCGTTCATGCAGGCAGGCGACGAGATCGGTGAGGAACTTGGCGTGCCGTTCGTGGACCCGGTCGCCATCTCGCTAGAGACGGCAACCACGTGGGCCAGACACGGCCTGACTCACAGTCCGACGACCTACCACCCGGCCCCGCGGGAGAAGTTGGGCGGGTTACTGGACCGGTCGCCCCCCGTCGACGCCGACGACTGA
- a CDS encoding VirB4 family type IV secretion system protein codes for MSLRDKLANWRTTTANTTTPEATDTETDDPRGDSTPSHSPTSEDSTRIPECDEDSSSSESDSEGLEYTVEPSLSKESLDFSGSRHQRTIVPGGIEVNPTSVRVGESWARTLWIGEFPDEPQDGLFEALYASPESRTTDISLHIQPRETEATLSALENQLEDLEADLEYLDEKRRASARGVQADFEDYRELYDVLRNTPTRAFGVSMYLGVREADSAHLRGVTDAVSSTARRAPTNLLPIMPRWQQLPALQSVSPLGVDALAESMDTTTPMLGGAFGAMYPFVSGAFSEPGIEYGTYALNESPLVVDRIERETGYCMLVIGQLGAGKSFSTKLQLVRRAMYDSDTILVMLDPLEGFASVNEALGGERITVGGTRGFNPLEIKATPPHIIQDVPDLDPWAEQVAWVLGFFETFFRDVAMNPLNGRTQTLRRAIQETYEAAGITRDPSTHDGASPTIRDLINVLEDLLEDPRRFGYVTEGEQENVLEDAQSLLTDLRPSFREGGDLSHLAQPTEFDLDAPVLYLDLHQEEGARSRGETSLLMQVLFNAVYERAKQTSKRVVFVIDEAHYLLSEDGARSFLETAVRHSRHYDLSLQFLTQTGGEFALTPEAKTIGRLCSMTLIHRVNEEASELAEWFDLNTREIEWVQSAKAGNDEDGYSEALLGIDGEGWFPLRVRASEYETTVISNPDALKEHSD; via the coding sequence ATGAGCCTTCGAGACAAGCTCGCAAACTGGCGTACCACCACCGCGAACACAACCACTCCAGAAGCAACCGATACCGAGACAGACGACCCCCGGGGAGACTCTACTCCAAGTCACTCCCCCACCAGCGAAGACTCCACGCGAATCCCGGAATGTGACGAGGATAGTTCAAGCTCAGAATCGGACTCAGAAGGCCTCGAGTATACGGTTGAACCGAGTCTCTCTAAGGAGTCTCTGGATTTCAGTGGCAGTCGCCACCAGCGGACGATCGTGCCGGGTGGCATCGAGGTCAACCCAACGAGTGTCCGAGTGGGGGAGTCTTGGGCGCGAACGCTCTGGATAGGAGAGTTCCCGGATGAACCACAGGACGGCCTCTTCGAAGCGCTGTACGCGAGCCCAGAATCGCGAACAACAGACATCTCACTCCACATCCAACCGCGTGAAACCGAGGCGACACTGAGCGCGCTCGAAAACCAACTCGAGGACCTCGAAGCCGATCTCGAATATCTCGATGAGAAGCGCCGTGCGAGCGCACGGGGTGTCCAGGCTGACTTCGAGGACTACCGCGAGCTCTACGACGTCCTCCGGAACACGCCAACCCGCGCCTTCGGCGTCTCGATGTACCTGGGCGTCCGCGAAGCTGACTCCGCGCATCTTCGGGGTGTGACGGACGCTGTCTCGAGTACAGCGCGGCGTGCCCCAACGAACCTTCTACCAATTATGCCGCGCTGGCAGCAACTCCCCGCGCTCCAGTCAGTGAGCCCGCTCGGCGTCGATGCACTCGCTGAGTCCATGGATACGACGACGCCGATGCTCGGTGGCGCCTTCGGCGCGATGTACCCCTTCGTTTCTGGTGCGTTCTCCGAGCCCGGAATCGAATACGGCACCTATGCATTGAATGAGAGTCCTCTGGTTGTGGATCGCATCGAGCGCGAAACCGGGTATTGCATGCTCGTCATCGGGCAACTCGGCGCGGGGAAATCCTTCTCGACGAAACTCCAACTCGTACGCCGAGCCATGTACGACTCTGATACGATTCTCGTGATGCTCGACCCCCTCGAGGGATTCGCGAGCGTCAATGAGGCGCTCGGTGGCGAACGAATCACTGTCGGGGGAACACGCGGATTCAATCCACTCGAAATCAAGGCTACACCCCCGCACATCATTCAGGATGTTCCAGACCTCGACCCCTGGGCTGAACAGGTCGCGTGGGTCCTCGGATTCTTCGAGACATTCTTCCGAGACGTCGCAATGAACCCACTGAATGGTCGCACCCAAACTCTGCGGCGGGCTATCCAGGAGACTTACGAGGCTGCTGGCATCACTCGCGACCCTAGTACGCACGACGGAGCATCCCCGACAATCCGCGACCTCATCAACGTCCTCGAGGACTTACTTGAGGACCCTCGTCGATTCGGGTACGTAACCGAAGGAGAACAAGAAAACGTCCTGGAGGACGCCCAATCCTTACTGACTGACCTACGGCCGTCCTTCCGCGAAGGCGGGGACCTCAGTCATCTCGCACAACCAACGGAGTTCGACCTCGATGCACCCGTTTTGTACCTGGATTTGCATCAAGAAGAAGGCGCGCGAAGCCGTGGGGAGACGAGTCTCTTGATGCAGGTGTTGTTCAACGCGGTGTATGAGCGCGCGAAACAGACGAGTAAACGCGTCGTGTTTGTCATCGACGAAGCCCACTACCTCCTCAGCGAGGACGGCGCACGCTCATTCCTCGAAACAGCCGTAAGACACAGTCGCCACTACGACCTCTCCCTACAATTCCTCACACAAACCGGCGGAGAATTCGCACTCACCCCCGAGGCGAAGACGATCGGGCGGTTGTGTTCGATGACGCTCATTCACCGCGTCAACGAGGAAGCCAGCGAACTCGCCGAGTGGTTCGACCTGAATACTCGTGAAATCGAATGGGTCCAATCGGCGAAAGCCGGGAACGACGAAGACGGCTACTCCGAAGCACTCCTCGGTATCGACGGCGAAGGCTGGTTCCCACTCCGAGTCCGTGCAAGCGAGTATGAAACAACCGTTATCTCGAACCCGGATGCCCTCAAAGAGCACTCTGATTAA